The DNA window tacaaaaaatcttcatggaacctgaactttacttaatttcctaatgatttttggcataaaacaaaaatcaaaaattttgacccatacaatgtatttttggctattgctacaaatataccccagtgacttaagactggttttgtggtccagggtcacaaatatagatccgtgaatagaaagtttagaaatatagaaagtacatttttaaatcagacacacaatttttttttgccctgcatcgtgactgccacgacgtgactatcgcgcatgcgtacatcgcgatgacgatgctgaaacgatctatcgtgcagccctacatgAGAGCACATAAATGTATAACTAATCCTAAAATGCTCTGTTTCGTTTTCCCTCTTCTAGATATATTATTGACGGCGCCACGGCTCTTTGGTGTGCAGCCGGCGCTGGGCATTTCGAAGTGGTACGTTTGCTGGTTTCGCACGACGCCAACGTGAATCACACCACCCTCACCAACTCCACCCCCCTCAGAGCCGCGTGCTTCGACGGCCGGCTGGACATCGTACGGTATCTCGTGGAGCACAAGGCCGACATCAGCATCGCCAATAAGTACGGCAACACTTGCCTGATGATCGCCGCCTACAAGGGCCACACCGACGTCGTTTACTTCCTCCTGGAGCGGGCCGCGGATCCCAATGCCAAAGCTCACTGCGGGGCCACCGCGTTGCACTTTGCCGCAGAAGCCGGGCATCTGGATATCGTGAAGGAGTTGGTACGATGCCAAGCGGCGATGGTGGTAAACGGACACGGGATGACGCCACTAAAGGTGGCGGCCGAAAGCTGCAAGGCGGACGTCGTTGAGCTACTGCTTTCGCATGCGGATTGCGACGTCGAGAGCCGTATCGAGGCTTTAGAGCTGCTTGGAGCATCTTTCGCCAACGATCGTGAGAATTACGACATACTTAAGACCTACCACTACTTGTACCTCGCCATGCTAGAGCGTTTTCGGGATCCCCAGAGGGTTATCGCCAAAGAGTTGCCGTCACCCGTCGCGGCGTACGGAGGAAGAGCCGAATGCCGCACTCTGCAAGACTTAGAGACGATTCGACACGACCGGGATGCTCTTCACATGGAAGGATTAATGATTCGAGAGCGAATCTTAGGTGCGGATAACATCGACGTGTCGCATCCCATTATATATCGCGGCGCGGTCTACGCTGACAACATGGAGTTCGAACAGTGCATCAAACTCTGGTTGCACGCCTTGCTTCTACGGCAACAGGGAAACCGCAACACGCATAAAGACCTCTTGAGATTTGCGCAAGTCTTCTCGCAAATGGTCCACTTGAAGGAGCCGGTCCGCGCGTCGGACGTCGAACACGTTTTGTGCGCCAGCGTCTTGGAGATCCGCCGGAGCATGGCGCGCTTGCGAACGTCCACCGATGCGGAGTTGCCGGCGGCCACCGACAGCTACGAATCCAACGTGTTCACTTTTCTCTACCTGGTTTGCATCTCTACCAAAACGCAGTGCGGCGAAGAGGAGCGAGCGCGGATTAACAAACAAATCTACGACTTGATACGGCTAGATCCGCGATCCCGAGAGGGGTTGTCGCTTTTGCATTTAGCGGCTAGCTCTAGCACGCCAGTGGATGACTTTCACACCAACGACGTTTGCAGTTTTCCAAACGCGCAAGTAACTAAGCTGCTCATAGACTGCGGCGCCCAGGTGAACGCGGTGGACCATGAAGGAAACAGCCCTTTACATCTCATCGTACAGTACAATCGTCCCATCAGCGACTTTTTGACCCTTCACGCCATCATTATTAGCCTCGTCGAAGCTGGCGCGCATACGGACATGACCAACAAGCAAAAGAAAACCCCGCTTGATAAGAGCACAACGGGCGTTTCTGAAATCCTTCTGAAGACGCAGATGAAGATGAGTCTGAAGTGTCTAGCGGCTCGCGCCGTGCAGCAACACCAGATCTTGTATCGCGACCAGATTCCCAAAAGCCTGGAGGAGTTTGTTGAATTTCACTGAGGTGTGGACTTTTGCGTTTCCGTTTTGTCTCAACCGGTGACACGGTGCTTTAGGACTCTAGAAAACTGTTTTAATTAAGTCTAACTGTTGATCAATTTGGGAGATTCGTCTAAATCCGACGGCTGCGTTTGATCCCAAATGAACTTTCTGGTTTCAACCTGGTTGTTTTTTAACTAATGAAAGATGGACACAGTCAGAAAAGACTCTTATTTTGAAAACCGATacgtttttttgtgtgtattgaaCAGCTCTTTTTAATAAGCTGCTCGCATTTTGTTTTCTTAACATATTTTATAAAGGTTTATTTAAAACAGAGTGTAAAATGTCTATTTTATAAGGAAATCAATCAGCCGAGTGTTGATGTCCTAAAGCTAAACCCCGTGACAGGTGATTT is part of the Garra rufa chromosome 25, GarRuf1.0, whole genome shotgun sequence genome and encodes:
- the fem1b gene encoding protein fem-1 homolog B, coding for MAEVPALARLESLARYVHKAASEGRVLTLAALLLNHSIVQTRYLLEYVTQEGGQRSTPLIIAARNGHDKVVRLLLDHYKVDTEQTGTVRFDGYIIDGATALWCAAGAGHFEVVRLLVSHDANVNHTTLTNSTPLRAACFDGRLDIVRYLVEHKADISIANKYGNTCLMIAAYKGHTDVVYFLLERAADPNAKAHCGATALHFAAEAGHLDIVKELVRCQAAMVVNGHGMTPLKVAAESCKADVVELLLSHADCDVESRIEALELLGASFANDRENYDILKTYHYLYLAMLERFRDPQRVIAKELPSPVAAYGGRAECRTLQDLETIRHDRDALHMEGLMIRERILGADNIDVSHPIIYRGAVYADNMEFEQCIKLWLHALLLRQQGNRNTHKDLLRFAQVFSQMVHLKEPVRASDVEHVLCASVLEIRRSMARLRTSTDAELPAATDSYESNVFTFLYLVCISTKTQCGEEERARINKQIYDLIRLDPRSREGLSLLHLAASSSTPVDDFHTNDVCSFPNAQVTKLLIDCGAQVNAVDHEGNSPLHLIVQYNRPISDFLTLHAIIISLVEAGAHTDMTNKQKKTPLDKSTTGVSEILLKTQMKMSLKCLAARAVQQHQILYRDQIPKSLEEFVEFH